Below is a window of Moraxella nasibovis DNA.
AATTATATCTGGAAAGATGGCGATTGGGTGCTTGGCGTAGATAAAGCTGTTTTGCAGTCCCAAATCTGGGAACAAATCAAAGCTCATCGCCATGCTGTCACCCGTGGCGGGGTCTATGTCAAATCCGTCAAAAAGTGGTTTCATACAGACGACAGCTCTCGCACGCAGTACTTGGCTTTGCAAATCTTGCCAGAATTGCCAGCAGATTTGATGTGGAAAACGATGGACAATAGCTTTGTCAAATTAACCAAGCCACTTTTGACTGAGCTTGCGATGACGATTTTGGCGAATGAACAGGCGGACTTTGCCAATGCTGAACGCCACCGCATGGCAATGTTACAGGTGGATAATCCCTTGGATTATGATTATTCAGACGGCTGGACAGCCATTTATGAACCAACTACCAAATAAGGAGATGGGCTGTGAATCAAGTCTATTTAGCCTGTTATCACGGACGAGCAAGCCGATTAAGCCACCGTATCTGTGATGGCATCACTAAGTTTTTTACCAAAGGCGGGTATTCACATTGTGAAATTGCTATCAGTCTGTCTGATGGTCGCTATCAATGCTACTCAAGCAGTTATCGTGATGGCGGCGTGCGTACCAAGACCATGCGTCTGTCCTCTGATAAGTGGGATTTGCTAGCACTTGATGGCTTGCCAGCCGCCCGCATTGAAGACTACTTTGCCCAGACCAAAGAGGCGGGCTATGACCTCTTTGGGGCGCTTGGTTGTGTGGCGGGATTAAGACAGCACGCTGATCGGTATTTTTGCTCGGAGTGGTGCTTTAATGTGATTTTTGGCAGCAATCAAGGCTGGCGATTTAGCCCCAATCAGCTTGCCCAGATTGCCTGCCATCTGGGTCATATCGGAGAATAACAGTGAATGATTTATACAACTATCTATCGGAGGTGTGGTTACACACCAAGGTCGCCACCATGAGCTTTGTCATGGCGACACTGATGGCGGTATTTCGCACCAAAGCACAGCATGGGCGTGTGGACTTGCTTGAGTCTATCATGTGCGGATTATTCGCCATCGGTATTTGGTCGTTTTTGGATTGGTTTGGTATTCCACAGACGGCAAGTGTCGGCATTGCGTCCGCCATTGGGTATTTTGGCACGCATTGGCTGGCTGACTTTATCAAAAACTATCTGTCCAAAGGAGTTAAAAAATGACTTTTATCAAAGATAATGTCTTTCAATATTTATCCGTAAAACTACCAGCACTCGGGGCATTCATCATGCTGGTACTCATCCCCGCCCTGCAAGTGGCGGTAGATTATCAGATTATCCCCACCGAATATCATGCCTTTATCACAGGTGGGGTAATGCTGGTCTTAACCATGCTGGGGCGTAAGATTTATCAACCAAGCCTACACACCCAAAGCGATGGTACGCCATCAGCCAAAGAAACGGTGAAACAGGCGGTCAAGGCAGTCGCCCACGATGCTGCCTATCGTGAGCTACACCGCCAAATCATCAAAAAACCTAAGCGTAAAAAATAAGGAGATACAATGACCCAACTCACCAAAAACTTCACCCTCTCCGAGCTAACCCGCTCAGCTACCGCCACACGGCTAAGGCTCAACAACACCCCAGACGAACGCACGACAACGAATCTAAGAATCGCCGCTCGTGCCTTGTGGCAACCTGTGCGAGACATCTTGGGCGTGCCAATGGTTGTAAGCAGTGGCTATCGCAGCCCTACGCTCAACCGTGCCATCGGTGGCAGCACCACATCAGCTCACTGTTACGGGCTTGCGATTGACTTTACCGCCCCAGCCTTTGGCAACACTCGTAAAGTCGCCCGCCACCTGGTGGCAGAATTAAAGGAGCGTGGCATTAAGTTTGACCAGCTGATCCTTGAATTTCCAGACAGCCCAAATTCATGGATTCACTTAGGCTACAAGCACCCGAACGGACAACAGCGTGGGCAAGTCTTGACCGCCGTCAAGCGTGGCGGTCGTACGGTGTATTTGAGTGGATTAAGATAAAAAAGCAAAACGCCCAAAGCTGGCAGGCTCTGAGCGTTTTTAATTTAACCCTTTTGATATGGAAAAAGGCTAAATATGAATATTGATGATTATACCAAGATTTTTGCATTTTTGCTAGACAAGGTGGATAAAATGAAGAACTCCCGTTATTGGTCGCTGTGGTTTTTTGGACTATTTACTGTTACCTTGATTTTTGCACCCAATTTTATCCATGCGATTAAATGGTGGTAGGGCTTGACAAGGCATAGGCAATGAGCTAATATAAGCCCAAGGTGTCAGAACCCCAATAACTAGCGGATAACCGCACCCGAAAGCCCAAGCGGTTTTTTATTGCCTAAAATTCCCTTTCATACCGTTCATCAAATTTGATGAACGCTCAAAATATAACCGATGTTGAAATTCCAACATCGAAAACCGAACCGCAAATTAGCGGAACGAAAAGTTATGTTAGGGGGGCGGAGAGATAAGGTGGCTTGCCACACGAATAATCCCAGCCGACTAGTTACGGCTTCTGAACCCCCTAGCACCCTAACAAGGGTAAATTTCAGAAAATTTAACTAGGAGTTCCTTATGAACGCACTTACCATTGCCAATCACTCAATCCGTACATCAGGCGATTTGTATTCACTCAACGACCTGCATAAATCATCTGGCGGAAATGCCAAACATCAGCCAGCCAACTTTATGCGTAACGAACAAACCCAAGAACTTATCCACGCCATTGAAGAAGAAGGCTCTGTCGCTTATCACACCATTCGGGGTGGCAACGCCAAACAACAAGGTACATTTGTCTGCCGTGAGTTGGTCTATGCCTATGCGATGTGGATCTCTGCCAAGTTTCACTTAATGGTCATTCGTGCTTTTGATGCGTTAAATACTGGGGCTATCTCTTGTCTTAGCAATCATCAAGGGCTGTCTGTCTGCCAAGCCGCCACATTACAAAAAGCAGTCAAGGCAAAGTGTCGCTATGACCGCCGTCATTATCAAAGACTGTACAATGCCCTGTATGATGAATTTGGCGTGAAGAGCTACAAGGATATTTTGCCTGAGGACTTTGAGACGGCGATGGATTTTATCCAAGCATTTCGGTTTGATGAACATGAAGAACTGGCACGCTCTGCCGAGCTACTGGCATGGCATACCAAGCACATCTATGACTGGTACAAGCAAATCGAACACCCCTTACGAGCCATCGCTCCACAGCTGTCGGCACAGGTGCATGACCACATCATCTATGCCAATGGCTATGCAGGTCAGGTGGGGCGTAGGCTTGCCATGACTAGATAAGCCCTTCTAGGTAGTCTAGCACCGCCTCATCAATTATCTGCTTATCCTCGTCCGAGATACCCAGTAGCTCACGCACAGGATAGGCGGCACTCGTGCCACGCTTGGCATTGATGCGGGCGGTGAGTCCGTATTGATGCACTTCGGCGACTTGTGCCATGCGTCCGACATAGCCGATGGCAAAGCCTTCACTGCTTTGTTCTATTTTCATGTGGCGGGCTTGCTTGATGGTGTTCATCATCTTTTTACGCACTCGTTGCCCACGGCGTTTACGCTGGGGCTTTTTGGGCGTGTAGGCAGAGCCATCGACATTCTGCTGGGCGGTGATACGCTTTTTTTGGTTGTTGCGTACTTTTTGGGCGAGCGTCTTTTTGAGCTTTAACATTTGCCCATCAGACAGCCCATCAATGATACGCTCTAAATGCTCGGGTAGGTAGGACAGCTCAGCCACGAATATCCACCAACGGCATCTCAAGCATCCATTTTTCTTCTGGCATGCCTGTGGGAAATTCGCCCAGCACCGCATCATTCTTGGCGTCGATGATTTGCACCTTTTGGGTGGGCGTTGGGCGTGTGTAAGTAGGCTCGGCTGGATAGTCAAAGACCGCCTTGCCGTCCGTTTCTTTGACAATAACTCGCTCGGTCAATGGCAAAGTGATGGACAGATCTACTTTGCGATTATCCAAAATATCCGCCACGAATTTTACGCCGTCTTTTGCCTTATCAAGATTTGCCAAAAGCTCGCTTTGGTGGTCTCGTAGCCATGCGTAGAGTGCCACCGCTACCGCTGCCATGTCCTCGGCAAAGTCGGTGATGATGACATTGAGCGTGTAGCGATATTCGAACGACAGCCCATTGGCAAGCGTATTAACCATTCGCCCCTCATCAACAAAGATGAGCAGACGGTCAGGGTTTTTGGCAAGTTCTGGTAGGCTTGCCAAAAGGTGCGAGCGTAGCAGATTAGGCTTTTTCATAGCGACTCCAAGCGTCTTAATTCTGCCAAAAACTTATAATCATAGCCCAGCTTTTGGTAGTCTTTGCCGTTATATAGCATAAAGACCTTATCCCAGTCGCCTTTTTGCAGTGCGTCTAATAGTCCTTTTTTGGTTTTGATGAAGCGCACAAAGGCATCGAGCTGGTGGCTCTCGCTTGTCTGCATTTGCATCACAAAGTCATCGATGGATTCATAGCCCAATGCCTGCCAATTTTCGCCCATGATTTGAAAACAGCCCCAGCTTGCCGAGCTGTGTGCCAAATCTTTATCAATGGTCTTGGCAAAATTGAGCCGTACATATTCAGATAAGCCACCTTTGTAGCCGCCTGTTTTTGGGTTGATGATATTTGGGTGGCGAGCCGTCAGTTCGTCCGCTCTGCTTTTGCCATATTTGGCTTTAACTAGACGGTAAAATACATGGCGTTCAAATAAGATTTTAGGCTTATTTGACCCAATAAAACCACCACCAGCACTCTCCACCTTAGCAAAAGCACGCACCACATTGACAGGCACGCCAAGCTCAGTCGCCGCCGTCTCATAGTCTGCCATAGACAGCAGATGAGTTGACGGCTCGCCCTGTAATGCCTGCCATGTCTTAATACCCACCACGCCATCAACGGCAAGACCTGCCTTACCCTGATAATTTATGACCGCTTTTTCGGTGGCACTGCCAAAGTCGCCATCGATGGCAAGTTTTGCCCCATGTTCATTGAGTTTGGCTTGTAGCTGGGCGACTTTTTCGCCCTTGCTGCCGTATTTAAGAGGTTTCATTGTTTAGCTCCAAAGTTGAATGGTTTGTTTGACGGGGTTGGTTTTGATGAGTGTGGGCAAGATGACCTTTGTGCCGATGGGCAAGATGACATCTGCACGGGCAAGATGCGGATTAACCGCCAGTATCTCTTCCACCACTGACCTGCCATAGTAGCGATAGCTGATGGCATCAATACTGTCATTTTGAATACTATAAACGGTGCGGTTCATATCAGCTCCACCACCGTTTGATTACGCCCCTGCATCTGGGCGATTGCCCACATTTTATTTCGCCGATATTCATCAATCGTTGCCGACAGCTCCGCCGCCTTGTCAGAGCCTTTGTTGGTGCTGTCGTAATTGCGATATTTTTCACACACTTTCGCCCCCACACCGTTGGCGATGGCGGAAAAATACCACACTTCAAAGGCGTTTCTGCCGTCAATGACAGCTGTGGATAAGTCGGTAAGTCTGCCAGCTTTCTTGGTCAATGGGTCAAGCAGTCGCATGACATCCAGCGTCTCTTCTAAGATAATCTGATGCAAGCGAAAATCCGTCACCGAGCCATCAACCCGCACAAAATCACGCACCTCACTTACGCTCACCGATGGGAAAAATTCCCCACCGTCAATCTGTGACAAGGCTGTGGATAACTCGCCATTGGCAATCAAGCTCATCTTTTATCTCCAAAAAATAACTTGCAAAATAAAATTCAATAGGCTAATATAACCACAAGGTCTCAAAAGCCTATTATCAAGCGGTCATCACACCGTCATCGTGATTTTTTTATGCCTATACCATATATGATAAGTTATGGTTAGCGGTGCGATGATATAAGGTAGCTTGCTACACGAATAAATCCGCCTGACTTGATACAGGTTTTGAGCCGCTAACCGCCCTAATTTCCCACTTACCCAATTTGGGTAAGTGAAAAAACAGGGATTATATTCAACCTATCAAAAAGGTATATCAAGATGAAAGCATTAACTTTCCAAAACATCACTCTTTCCCCTGCCAAAGTAGATAATCAAATTTGGCTAACTTCTACTGATATTGCACAAGCCTTAGGCTATTCTCAACCAAATGCGGTTACCAAGCTGTATAATCAAAATGCTGATGAGTTTCGCTCAGATACAACGCAAGTTATAGATAATCCAAAACAGAAAAATTCAACAATCCGCATTTTCTCCCTGCGTGGTTGCCATCTTATCGCTATGTTTGCCCGCACCAAAGTCGCCAAAGAGTTCCGTCAATGGGTGCTAGACATCTTGGATAAAGAAGTGGGCGAGCCTACCATCTGCACCTGTGAGCCACGCCTATCTGACCGCCAAGCCGCCACACTCCATAAAGCCATCAAAGCCAAATGCCGCTATGAACGCCGTCATTATCAACGGCTGTATAACGCCCTGTATGATGAGTTTGATGTCAGAAGCTATAAAGCCATCAACCCTGCCGACTATCAGGCGGCGATGGACTTTGTGCGACGGTTCGAGCTTGACCCCATCGCCAGTCTCAATCTGCCAGCCATCCACAGTATCCTTACCGACCAAATCCGCCAAAACCGTGAAGCCAGAAGCGAGATTGATGGTCTGCTTAGTGGATTTCGCCGAATGCTGGAGCATATCGACGACTTACAAAGCCGCCTGCATGTCAGTGAATGCAATGTCGCTGCTCTACAACGGCAACTGTTAGGCTAGGTTCACTACCCCACAGCTTAAAATCCCACCCCACGCAGCCCGACTGTGTGGGGCGTTGGTGCTACCACCAGCGAACAGCAGTGATGATGTCTGGCAATGCAAAAAACAACAGACCCATCAAAATAACCGACAAGATTGCCAAAAATCGCCAAGTTTGCATTTTTATTACCTTATCTAGTAAAAAATTAAGAAGTTTGATATAATCTTCCACAAGATTTAATCCTTCTGCATTAAGGTTAAATTTAGAAAAAGTCCAGACCGCCACAGTTTGGGCTTTTTTGTTAATTTTATTAAAAACACGGGAACGGCTGACGGCATGGTTGCAAGATAAATCAGCAATCAAGACATCAGCAGACCCGTGTTGGCGCGAGGCACGCTTTTAAGCGGCGGCAAGTTTTTTGGCGGACGCCAAATCTGCTTTACCACCGCATTTGTCATGTAGGGCTAATGCCATAGACAAGGCATCCACCGCCAAATCCGCCCCTTGACCTGTCTGCTTGGCACACGCCAGATAATGCCGACCGATGGCAAGATACAGCTTGGCACGCACTTCATCCGGCATATCACGAGCGGTGGCAGCTAGGCTTTCATCACCCAACAAATCATGCAAGGCGTGCAATGCGTCCGTGTCAATCGGCTCGTTTTGCTTTTGGCGTTTTAGCTCATTTTCGGCAAGCTCTTCGGTCAAGATACACGCCACCGTGCGTTTGAACGCATCGGGCATCACCAAAGAATGCACCAAAGCATAGCGACCGATCTGCAAGGCTTTGGCGTACTGGCGCAAATCCAAGCACCACACCAGCATCGTCATCACAACTTCATCTTGTACGCCAGCGTTGGCGGACAGCACGCCGTCCACATAGGGCAGATGATGTTCAATAAGTTTGGCTTTTAGCTCGTTTTTAAGCTCCAAGCCTTGCAGCTGTTTTAGCCTATGCCTGTCATTGGCAAGCTGTGCCAGCTGTAACTCGTACGAGCTGGCATTTTGCATAGAGCCGTATTCTGCCGCACGCTCAGCATCGGCTTTGGCTTGGTGCTGTAGAAAATGTCGTCTAGCAAGGTTCATAACGCCCCCTTATGCCACGATTTCGATGTTTTCCGCCATCGCACACAAGCCCAAATCTTCAATAAAGTAGCCTTCGTTGGAGCTTTCGTAGTTTTCGATTTGATCTCGCTTGGCGTTGTCAACGATGGTGCGACGGCGTGCGCCTTCTTGGACATAGATGGACAGATTGTCAAAAGTTGTGACCAAAATCGTCCCTTCTGGGAAAAACGGCACGGCATACACAGGCAGATTGCCCATGCGTTTTTGTGCGATGATGGTGTCAGCAGCCAGGCTTTCGGTATTTTGCTGGTCTTTATTGACCAGTGGGAAATACTTATCAGCGACCATTTTACGACTGGTAATCACCACCAAATCAGGATTATTCTGGTGCCACGGCTCAATCATCTCATCGACTAAGTTCATCACTAGTGCGTCTAGGTTGTGGTAGTCGCATTCATCGGTTTTGCCGATTTTGATTTTTTGGTCGTCTTTACCTGCTTTGAGCGTGCGAGATTCATTCTCGGTGCGTTGGTGCTGTAACCAGCCAATATTGACATCTTGCAAAAGTTGATTGGTATTAAAATCAGTCTCTTTGGCGACTTTAACGCCATTAAAGCCGATCATGATGCGATCTAGGGCCTGGCGCTTGACAATGACATCACGGAACTTGGCATAAAAATCTGGGAATTTCGCCCATTGATCCAGCTTAGCGTAAGCAATCGCCGTGTCAAAATTGGTCTTGGCGCATTCGTACTGGCGAGAATCCAGCATGGTCGGATCAATCGGCTGGCGGTCTTTTGCCTGCGTGTCAGTACGGCTGGCAATCGGACGGCTCACGCCAAGACCAATGCCCTGACCTTTCATTTCACGCACCAAATAGGTGTTAATTTTGCTCAAAAATTCGCTAGATTCTTGAATTTTGGTCTCCAAGGTCTGCTGTACGGACGGCTCAACGGTGAATTTTTCGTGGACCGAAGTAACTTGGTTAATGGCGGCAAGACTTGCCATTGCTTGATTAAATAATGCTCGTGTTTCGTTACGCATTTTTTTGCTCCTTAGCAATCAATCGCATGATGAATATGGGTATGGCTCACCGCCAGCGGTCTGTCAGGGATGGCGGCGATGCTGTCAATCTGGGTGCTTAGCGTCTGCACTTGTTGTTTTAGCTCACGGATCTCGTCAGACTTGGCGTCCAGCTGTTCTTTGAATTGCTGACACAATTCATCAAAGCACTTGGTCAGATCAACGATTTCAACTTCGTCTTCCGTCTCTTCTTGACCTTCTAAGTCGTCTTGTTCGTCCGAGCTGTCTTTGGCGTCTTTGTCGGTGAAAAACTGAGCGATGCGCTCTACGATACTATCCGCCAGCGACTTAGGCTCACTAAAATCAAAGTCCGTCAATACCGCTGCTGTGAACAGATTACCCTCTGACTGTTTGCGGTCAGCAAGGGGATTTTGTTTAGCATTAGCACAAAAGGTCAGCATCTCAGTACCAAGGCTTGCTGGGCTGTCTGTTACTGCCAAGCCCACCAAATACGCCTTGCCAGTCTTAGCAAAGTTAGTATCAATCTCCACCGAGGTGTAGATTTTTTGATTTTTAGCATTGAGTGCTTTTAGTTTGTCATTAGGCTTAATTTGGGCAAACAACGCCAAACGCTCTTCACCATCAACCATCACCGCGTCAGATTTGAGTGCCAGTACATCACCGTACGCACCAAACTCACTGTCAGGATACCAACCACGCACATGCTCTACATTGATGCGTGCGCCATAGATGGCTGGGTCATAAGTTGCCGCCATCTGCTCAATCCACTCAGGCTGAATCTCTCTGCCGTCGGTGGTTTGCCCTGCCGTAGCAATGCGAAACCATTTCATACTCATAGGAAATCTCCAAAATTCATAGACAGCAAAAGACTAACCCACCACCACCGATAAAACAAACCACCAATGTTGTAAACCTGCCATCTACAACAGCCCACACGCCACACATCGCATGATGATGGTTAAGATAAGGCAAATTTGACGACAACCGCCTTATGAGTAATTTAACCGACATTGCCAGCCTTGAATTGGTGCTAGATAACCGCCTCAAAGCCAAATTTTTATGTTGGCTGGGCTGGCGTAATGCCGACATCGCAGAAGCTCTGGGCGAAAATGAAAACACCATTGCCAGCTGGAAGTCCCGTGACAAATGGGAGCAGATACACGGCGAAAATCGTGTAGAACAAGCCCTGCAAGTACGCCTCATGACCCTTGTCATGAAAGAAAAGAAAAACTCTGGCGACTATAAAGAAATCAGCGAATTGTTCAAAAACTACAAAGAATTTGTGCGACTAGAACGCTACCGAGACGGTGGCAACGAAGCCGACCTAAACCCCAAAGTATCAGAACGAGGCAAAGCCAAAAAACGCAAAGCCAATACTTTTGATGATGAAGCGGTGGAAAAGCTGGTACTTGCCTTTGAAGAGTCGTTATTTGATTACCAGCGCACTTGGTATCAAGCTGGTGATGAGCGAACGCGTGTGATTTTAAAATCACGCCAGATTGGGGCGACTTGGTATTTTGCTCGTGAGGCATTAGTAGACGCTGTTACCACAGGACGCAATCAAATCTTTTTGTCAGCATCAAAAGCCCAAGCCCATATTTTCAAAGAATACATCAAGCAGTTCGCCCATTCTGCCTGTGGCGTGGAGCTATCAGGCGACCCGATTGTGCTGTCGAATGGGGCAAATTTGACTTTTTTAGGCACGAATGCCCGAACCGCACAGGGTCATCACGGCAATTTTTACTTTGATGAATTTTTTTGGGTTTATGGTTTTGACGAGCTAAACAAAGTCGCCTCAGGTATGGCCATGCACAAAAAATGGCGTAAAACCTACTTTTCCACGCCGTCCACTATGGCACACGAAGCCTATACTTTTTGGACTGGATCACGATTTAACAAGGGCAAGCCCAAAGACAAGCACCTTAATATTGATGTATCGCACAAAGCACTCAAAGACGGCAAACGCTGTGATGACAAACTCTGGCGGCAAGTAGTAACGATTATGGACGCACAAGCTGGTGGCTGTGATTTGTTTGATATTGACGAGCTTAGATTTGAATATTCAGCGGCAGACTTTGCCAATCTTTTGATGTGCGAATTTGTCGATGACGGCGAGTCAGTATTTCCACTTAATATGCTCCAGCCGTGTATGGTGGACTCTTGGGAAGTGTGGCGTGAAGATTATCGCCCCTTACACAGCCGCCCTTTTGGCAATAAACCTGTGTGGGTGGGCTATGACCCTGCTGAGACTGGTGACAGTGCAGGTCTTGTCGTGGTTGCTCCGCCTGCGGTGGCAAATGGTAAATTCCGTGTGCTAGAACGACAGCAGTTTAAGGGTATGGACTTTGCCGCACAGGCGAACATCATCAAAGGCATTACCCAAAGGTACAATGTTACCTACATCGGTATTGACACCACAGGCATGGGAACGGGCGTGGCACAATTAGTCAAATCATTCTTTCCTGCTCTGACGACTTTTCACTATTCGCCAGAAGTCAAAACCCAATTGGTTCTAAAAGCGTGGGATGTGGTCAAAAATGGACGGCTGGAATTTGACGCAGGACATACCGACATCGCCCACAGCCTAATGAGCATCAAAAAGACGCTCACCGCAAGTCAAAAACAGATGACCTTTGTCGCTAGTCGCAATGATGACATCGGTCATGCTGACCTAGCGTGGGCGTTAATGCACGCCCTACACCATGAGCCACTGGCAGGACAAACCGAACAGACGACAAGTTTTATGGAGTTTTCTTAATGAATATCGACTTACATCAAGGCGACTGCTTGGATATTTTAAAACAAATTCCAGATGGCTCGGTGGATATGGTGCTGACCGATCCACCGTATGGCATCAATTATCAGTCGTCGCGCAGATACAAGGTCAAGAAATTTGACAAGATCTTAAA
It encodes the following:
- a CDS encoding DUF4376 domain-containing protein, whose amino-acid sequence is MKQFSPMTQAFYDSEFEYPSLPDDLIEIDDVQHKLLLANINKGCHIREDLTASQPRPNPNYIWKDGDWVLGVDKAVLQSQIWEQIKAHRHAVTRGGVYVKSVKKWFHTDDSSRTQYLALQILPELPADLMWKTMDNSFVKLTKPLLTELAMTILANEQADFANAERHRMAMLQVDNPLDYDYSDGWTAIYEPTTK
- a CDS encoding enoyl-CoA hydratase, which gives rise to MNQVYLACYHGRASRLSHRICDGITKFFTKGGYSHCEIAISLSDGRYQCYSSSYRDGGVRTKTMRLSSDKWDLLALDGLPAARIEDYFAQTKEAGYDLFGALGCVAGLRQHADRYFCSEWCFNVIFGSNQGWRFSPNQLAQIACHLGHIGE
- a CDS encoding phage holin family protein, yielding MNDLYNYLSEVWLHTKVATMSFVMATLMAVFRTKAQHGRVDLLESIMCGLFAIGIWSFLDWFGIPQTASVGIASAIGYFGTHWLADFIKNYLSKGVKK
- a CDS encoding D-Ala-D-Ala carboxypeptidase family metallohydrolase, translating into MTQLTKNFTLSELTRSATATRLRLNNTPDERTTTNLRIAARALWQPVRDILGVPMVVSSGYRSPTLNRAIGGSTTSAHCYGLAIDFTAPAFGNTRKVARHLVAELKERGIKFDQLILEFPDSPNSWIHLGYKHPNGQQRGQVLTAVKRGGRTVYLSGLR
- a CDS encoding KilA-N domain-containing protein, translating into MNALTIANHSIRTSGDLYSLNDLHKSSGGNAKHQPANFMRNEQTQELIHAIEEEGSVAYHTIRGGNAKQQGTFVCRELVYAYAMWISAKFHLMVIRAFDALNTGAISCLSNHQGLSVCQAATLQKAVKAKCRYDRRHYQRLYNALYDEFGVKSYKDILPEDFETAMDFIQAFRFDEHEELARSAELLAWHTKHIYDWYKQIEHPLRAIAPQLSAQVHDHIIYANGYAGQVGRRLAMTR
- a CDS encoding phage virion morphogenesis protein, whose amino-acid sequence is MAELSYLPEHLERIIDGLSDGQMLKLKKTLAQKVRNNQKKRITAQQNVDGSAYTPKKPQRKRRGQRVRKKMMNTIKQARHMKIEQSSEGFAIGYVGRMAQVAEVHQYGLTARINAKRGTSAAYPVRELLGISDEDKQIIDEAVLDYLEGLI
- a CDS encoding phage tail protein, coding for MKKPNLLRSHLLASLPELAKNPDRLLIFVDEGRMVNTLANGLSFEYRYTLNVIITDFAEDMAAVAVALYAWLRDHQSELLANLDKAKDGVKFVADILDNRKVDLSITLPLTERVIVKETDGKAVFDYPAEPTYTRPTPTQKVQIIDAKNDAVLGEFPTGMPEEKWMLEMPLVDIRG
- a CDS encoding N-acetylmuramidase family protein, with amino-acid sequence MKPLKYGSKGEKVAQLQAKLNEHGAKLAIDGDFGSATEKAVINYQGKAGLAVDGVVGIKTWQALQGEPSTHLLSMADYETAATELGVPVNVVRAFAKVESAGGGFIGSNKPKILFERHVFYRLVKAKYGKSRADELTARHPNIINPKTGGYKGGLSEYVRLNFAKTIDKDLAHSSASWGCFQIMGENWQALGYESIDDFVMQMQTSESHQLDAFVRFIKTKKGLLDALQKGDWDKVFMLYNGKDYQKLGYDYKFLAELRRLESL
- a CDS encoding tail protein X — encoded protein: MNRTVYSIQNDSIDAISYRYYGRSVVEEILAVNPHLARADVILPIGTKVILPTLIKTNPVKQTIQLWS
- a CDS encoding head completion/stabilization protein, with product MSLIANGELSTALSQIDGGEFFPSVSVSEVRDFVRVDGSVTDFRLHQIILEETLDVMRLLDPLTKKAGRLTDLSTAVIDGRNAFEVWYFSAIANGVGAKVCEKYRNYDSTNKGSDKAAELSATIDEYRRNKMWAIAQMQGRNQTVVELI
- a CDS encoding BRO-N domain-containing protein is translated as MKALTFQNITLSPAKVDNQIWLTSTDIAQALGYSQPNAVTKLYNQNADEFRSDTTQVIDNPKQKNSTIRIFSLRGCHLIAMFARTKVAKEFRQWVLDILDKEVGEPTICTCEPRLSDRQAATLHKAIKAKCRYERRHYQRLYNALYDEFDVRSYKAINPADYQAAMDFVRRFELDPIASLNLPAIHSILTDQIRQNREARSEIDGLLSGFRRMLEHIDDLQSRLHVSECNVAALQRQLLG
- the gpM gene encoding phage terminase small subunit produces the protein MNLARRHFLQHQAKADAERAAEYGSMQNASSYELQLAQLANDRHRLKQLQGLELKNELKAKLIEHHLPYVDGVLSANAGVQDEVVMTMLVWCLDLRQYAKALQIGRYALVHSLVMPDAFKRTVACILTEELAENELKRQKQNEPIDTDALHALHDLLGDESLAATARDMPDEVRAKLYLAIGRHYLACAKQTGQGADLAVDALSMALALHDKCGGKADLASAKKLAAA
- a CDS encoding phage major capsid protein, P2 family translates to MRNETRALFNQAMASLAAINQVTSVHEKFTVEPSVQQTLETKIQESSEFLSKINTYLVREMKGQGIGLGVSRPIASRTDTQAKDRQPIDPTMLDSRQYECAKTNFDTAIAYAKLDQWAKFPDFYAKFRDVIVKRQALDRIMIGFNGVKVAKETDFNTNQLLQDVNIGWLQHQRTENESRTLKAGKDDQKIKIGKTDECDYHNLDALVMNLVDEMIEPWHQNNPDLVVITSRKMVADKYFPLVNKDQQNTESLAADTIIAQKRMGNLPVYAVPFFPEGTILVTTFDNLSIYVQEGARRRTIVDNAKRDQIENYESSNEGYFIEDLGLCAMAENIEIVA
- a CDS encoding GPO family capsid scaffolding protein, with translation MSMKWFRIATAGQTTDGREIQPEWIEQMAATYDPAIYGARINVEHVRGWYPDSEFGAYGDVLALKSDAVMVDGEERLALFAQIKPNDKLKALNAKNQKIYTSVEIDTNFAKTGKAYLVGLAVTDSPASLGTEMLTFCANAKQNPLADRKQSEGNLFTAAVLTDFDFSEPKSLADSIVERIAQFFTDKDAKDSSDEQDDLEGQEETEDEVEIVDLTKCFDELCQQFKEQLDAKSDEIRELKQQVQTLSTQIDSIAAIPDRPLAVSHTHIHHAIDC
- a CDS encoding terminase large subunit domain-containing protein, whose amino-acid sequence is MSNLTDIASLELVLDNRLKAKFLCWLGWRNADIAEALGENENTIASWKSRDKWEQIHGENRVEQALQVRLMTLVMKEKKNSGDYKEISELFKNYKEFVRLERYRDGGNEADLNPKVSERGKAKKRKANTFDDEAVEKLVLAFEESLFDYQRTWYQAGDERTRVILKSRQIGATWYFAREALVDAVTTGRNQIFLSASKAQAHIFKEYIKQFAHSACGVELSGDPIVLSNGANLTFLGTNARTAQGHHGNFYFDEFFWVYGFDELNKVASGMAMHKKWRKTYFSTPSTMAHEAYTFWTGSRFNKGKPKDKHLNIDVSHKALKDGKRCDDKLWRQVVTIMDAQAGGCDLFDIDELRFEYSAADFANLLMCEFVDDGESVFPLNMLQPCMVDSWEVWREDYRPLHSRPFGNKPVWVGYDPAETGDSAGLVVVAPPAVANGKFRVLERQQFKGMDFAAQANIIKGITQRYNVTYIGIDTTGMGTGVAQLVKSFFPALTTFHYSPEVKTQLVLKAWDVVKNGRLEFDAGHTDIAHSLMSIKKTLTASQKQMTFVASRNDDIGHADLAWALMHALHHEPLAGQTEQTTSFMEFS